A single region of the Saprospiraceae bacterium genome encodes:
- a CDS encoding polysaccharide biosynthesis/export family protein — MNIRLLMRVYKLQKPSKDATSQPSTSWWRWLGNFSLGKTGAAFGDLLFGIAKKVCKRVPYRQVGKTLGEINLLDKLSNQLKLNASNSISTSPPAWLYASDSQSYIELSNLINPLQKPSKGATSQPSTSWWRWLGNFSLGKTGAAFGDLLFGIAPKSKQKTLGEINSSLKQYFTSPPAWLYASDSQSYIEPSNLINPFQKPSKGATSQPSTSWWRWQDKTLFEEQASISEQLEPVAQSAKATPKVKTKQKPIVNKWKTTLIQSFQQLLAPISNPSTQFPISAFRLPLYLFALALTTASCVSHAELVSFNAEGFPQSNTEDILNAMELKIQPEDLLRITVHSANPIAAQPYNLENIQQSNQATAFQTQASQGNTLELFMGYFVDQTGAIDFPGLGRIQVGGMTLDQAKFEIYKLLQPFLNDAVVNIRFLNFKVTVTGEVNAPGAIKLTNKRVTLLEAIAQAGDLSPYASRTNVLIMREQEGKRTYTRINLQSPDIFSSPYFYLQQNDFIYVEPLRARTATVADPAQRIISYSTAALSLISIIIALTR; from the coding sequence ATGAATATTCGTTTGCTAATGCGCGTTTATAAATTACAAAAGCCCTCAAAAGATGCCACCTCCCAGCCGTCAACATCATGGTGGCGATGGCTTGGTAATTTTTCCTTGGGTAAAACAGGTGCTGCCTTCGGCGACTTACTTTTTGGCATTGCCAAAAAAGTATGCAAACGTGTCCCGTACCGACAGGTCGGGAAAACGCTAGGTGAAATAAACTTGCTTGACAAGTTGAGTAATCAACTCAAGCTAAACGCATCAAACAGTATTTCGACCAGCCCCCCCGCCTGGTTATACGCTAGTGATAGTCAATCTTATATTGAGCTATCGAACCTAATAAATCCCCTTCAAAAGCCCTCAAAAGGTGCCACCTCCCAGCCGTCAACATCATGGTGGCGATGGCTTGGTAATTTTTCCTTGGGTAAAACAGGTGCTGCCTTCGGCGACTTACTTTTTGGCATTGCCCCAAAAAGTAAGCAAAAAACGCTAGGTGAAATAAACTCGTCCCTCAAACAGTATTTCACCAGCCCCCCCGCTTGGTTATACGCTAGTGATAGTCAATCTTATATTGAGCCATCGAACCTAATAAATCCCTTTCAAAAGCCCTCAAAAGGTGCCACCTCCCAGCCGTCAACATCATGGTGGCGATGGCAGGACAAAACACTCTTTGAGGAACAAGCTTCGATTTCTGAGCAACTTGAGCCAGTGGCACAAAGCGCGAAGGCAACGCCAAAAGTAAAGACCAAACAAAAACCTATAGTTAATAAGTGGAAAACAACACTAATCCAATCATTCCAACAACTTCTGGCCCCCATCAGCAACCCCAGTACCCAATTTCCAATTTCCGCCTTCCGCCTTCCACTTTACCTCTTCGCCCTGGCATTGACGACCGCCTCCTGCGTCTCCCACGCCGAACTCGTGAGCTTCAACGCAGAAGGCTTCCCACAAAGCAACACGGAAGACATCCTCAATGCCATGGAACTGAAGATCCAACCGGAGGATTTGCTGCGGATCACCGTACATAGCGCCAACCCCATAGCAGCACAGCCCTATAACCTGGAGAATATACAACAAAGTAACCAGGCGACTGCCTTTCAAACCCAAGCTAGCCAAGGCAATACCCTCGAACTCTTCATGGGTTACTTCGTGGACCAAACAGGGGCCATCGACTTCCCAGGACTCGGTAGGATACAAGTCGGCGGCATGACCTTAGATCAGGCTAAATTTGAAATATACAAGCTCCTGCAACCCTTTTTGAACGATGCAGTCGTCAATATCCGTTTTTTAAACTTTAAAGTGACGGTGACAGGAGAAGTGAATGCCCCTGGGGCTATAAAACTCACCAATAAACGGGTAACTTTGCTGGAAGCAATTGCACAGGCGGGTGACCTATCCCCCTATGCGAGTAGAACCAATGTCTTAATCATGAGAGAACAGGAAGGAAAAAGAACCTATACCAGAATCAACTTGCAATCACCGGATATCTTTTCTTCTCCTTACTTCTATCTACAACAGAATGACTTCATTTATGTGGAGCCATTGAGAGCCCGAACGGCCACAGTAGCAGACCCTGCACAACGGATTATTTCTTATTCCACGGCTGCCCTTTCCTTAATTTCTATTATTATTGCCTTGACCAGGTAA
- a CDS encoding four helix bundle protein, producing MSGENKYVENPDLEAFHLFIESKVPYDLNERIKAFVLDIFDFVELLPKKAAGFNIQNQLVRSASSCGANYRAAKRGRSPKEYIAKLGIVEEEADECCYWLELILATKWDLEVKTKPLLAEANQLTAIIVSLIKTARSRLLK from the coding sequence ATGAGCGGAGAAAATAAATACGTGGAAAATCCTGATCTAGAGGCATTTCATCTATTTATTGAATCTAAGGTTCCTTATGATTTAAATGAAAGGATTAAAGCTTTTGTATTAGATATTTTCGACTTTGTTGAATTACTTCCTAAAAAAGCGGCAGGTTTTAATATCCAAAACCAATTAGTTCGTTCGGCTTCATCATGCGGAGCCAATTATCGAGCTGCAAAAAGAGGTAGATCACCAAAGGAATATATAGCAAAACTTGGAATTGTTGAAGAAGAAGCTGATGAATGCTGTTATTGGCTTGAATTAATCTTGGCGACAAAATGGGATCTTGAAGTTAAAACCAAACCCCTACTTGCTGAAGCCAATCAACTCACAGCCATTATTGTTTCATTAATAAAAACCGCAAGAAGTAGGCTTTTAAAGTGA
- a CDS encoding NAD-dependent epimerase: MKILVTGTAGFIGYHLANRLLAEGHEVIGLDSINNYYDVSLKIGRLEAAGIPRNQIAYKELLQSQTNPGYQFIQLHLEDDASLNQLFQAQQFDMVCHLAAQAGVRYSLKNPKAYIQSNIVGFGHILEACRHFKIKHLVYASSSSVYGLNKKMPFSTQDHVDHPVSLYAASKKSNELMAHTYSHLFGLPTTGLRFFTVYGPWGRPDMALFLFTKAILSGQPIKVFNHGNMKRDFTYIDDIVEGVLRVIPSPALANEHWENGNTLDVATSSAPYRIYNIGNHKPVRLLDFIEAIEMATGKTAIKEMLPIQPGDVEETFADVGDLMTDFGYKPSMPLEEGVERFVEWYKGYYGGA, from the coding sequence ATGAAAATCCTAGTCACCGGCACCGCAGGCTTCATCGGCTACCACCTAGCAAACCGGCTACTAGCAGAAGGACACGAGGTCATTGGACTAGATAGCATCAACAACTACTACGACGTTAGTCTAAAAATAGGGCGGCTGGAAGCTGCCGGGATACCCCGCAACCAAATTGCCTACAAAGAATTACTACAAAGTCAAACCAACCCTGGCTACCAGTTTATACAACTACACCTGGAAGATGACGCCAGCCTCAACCAGCTATTCCAAGCGCAACAATTCGATATGGTGTGCCATTTGGCGGCCCAGGCAGGGGTGCGGTATAGCTTGAAGAATCCAAAAGCTTATATTCAGAGCAATATTGTAGGCTTTGGTCATATTCTAGAGGCTTGTCGACATTTCAAGATCAAACATTTGGTGTATGCGAGTAGCTCAAGTGTGTACGGTTTGAATAAGAAAATGCCCTTTTCTACCCAGGACCATGTGGATCATCCCGTGTCGCTCTATGCGGCCAGCAAAAAGAGCAACGAACTCATGGCCCATACCTACAGCCATTTGTTTGGACTACCCACGACGGGCTTGCGCTTCTTCACGGTTTATGGCCCTTGGGGGCGACCAGATATGGCGCTCTTCCTTTTCACTAAGGCCATCCTCAGTGGGCAGCCCATTAAGGTCTTTAACCACGGTAATATGAAAAGGGATTTTACCTATATTGACGATATCGTGGAAGGTGTTCTCCGGGTGATCCCCTCCCCTGCCCTGGCCAATGAGCACTGGGAAAACGGGAATACACTCGATGTGGCGACTTCTTCTGCACCTTACCGCATCTATAACATCGGCAATCATAAACCGGTTCGCCTACTCGACTTCATCGAGGCCATCGAAATGGCGACGGGGAAAACGGCTATCAAGGAAATGCTGCCTATCCAGCCTGGAGACGTCGAGGAGACCTTCGCCGATGTGGGGGATTTGATGACGGATTTTGGGTATAAGCCGAGTATGCCTTTGGAGGAAGGGGTGGAACGGTTTGTGGAGTGGTATAAGGGGTATTATGGGGGGGCTTAG
- a CDS encoding nucleotide sugar dehydrogenase yields the protein MYKRLIEKKQKISVTGLGYVGLPLALVLAKKFSVIGFDISEERVALMKQGIDPSKELESEAFLDKDIVFTHRYEDLSAAHFHIIAVPTPVSEQKVPDLGPVLSASKTIGKILKKGDYVVYESTVYPGCTEEDCVPVLEKMSGLSYGKDFSVGYSPERINPGDKEHTVEKILKIVSGNNAESLEEIAKVYGEVITAGVYKAAAINVAEAAKVIENTQRDLNIALMNELAVIFDRMNIDTKAVLEAAGTKWNFLKFSPGLVGGHCIGVDPYYLLHKANQLGYSAQVITSGRRINDEMPDFIAKRLVQLLIKEGKNPSACKVLVKGITFKENVADIRNSKVVDLVKELMRYSVNVHLTDPYASPNEVAHEYKLTMVDQLSDNYDAVVVAVSHKEYKDLDLAYFKSIMNSKPVLIDLKSMYDYPEDNGMVYWRL from the coding sequence ATGTACAAAAGATTGATTGAGAAAAAACAAAAGATATCCGTTACCGGATTGGGCTATGTCGGCCTTCCACTAGCGCTCGTTTTAGCCAAAAAATTTAGCGTCATTGGGTTCGATATTAGTGAGGAGCGTGTTGCCCTGATGAAACAAGGAATTGATCCGTCAAAAGAATTGGAATCCGAAGCCTTTTTAGATAAAGACATCGTTTTCACACATCGATATGAGGACCTTTCAGCCGCTCATTTTCATATCATTGCCGTACCTACGCCCGTCAGCGAGCAAAAGGTGCCCGATCTCGGCCCCGTTTTAAGTGCCAGTAAAACGATAGGAAAAATCCTAAAGAAAGGCGATTATGTGGTGTACGAGTCTACCGTTTATCCCGGTTGTACAGAGGAGGATTGTGTGCCTGTTTTGGAAAAAATGTCAGGCTTAAGCTATGGCAAGGACTTCAGCGTTGGCTATTCTCCCGAACGGATCAATCCCGGTGATAAAGAACATACGGTGGAAAAAATCCTCAAGATTGTTTCTGGCAATAATGCCGAATCACTTGAAGAGATTGCCAAGGTGTATGGCGAGGTCATCACGGCTGGCGTTTATAAAGCCGCCGCCATCAATGTAGCCGAAGCGGCAAAGGTCATCGAAAATACCCAGCGCGACCTCAATATCGCCCTGATGAATGAACTGGCGGTCATCTTTGATCGCATGAATATTGACACCAAAGCCGTACTGGAAGCCGCCGGTACCAAATGGAATTTCCTGAAATTTTCTCCTGGTTTGGTTGGCGGCCACTGCATCGGTGTCGATCCTTATTACCTTTTGCATAAGGCGAACCAACTGGGTTATAGCGCTCAGGTGATTACCAGCGGCCGGCGTATTAATGACGAAATGCCCGACTTCATCGCTAAACGTTTGGTGCAATTGTTGATTAAAGAGGGGAAAAATCCAAGTGCGTGTAAGGTGTTGGTCAAAGGGATTACTTTTAAGGAAAATGTAGCTGATATCCGCAATTCCAAGGTGGTAGACCTGGTCAAAGAACTGATGAGGTATTCTGTTAATGTCCACCTGACGGACCCTTACGCATCACCCAATGAGGTAGCCCATGAATACAAATTGACAATGGTAGATCAACTATCAGATAATTACGATGCAGTGGTCGTTGCGGTCAGCCATAAGGAATATAAAGACCTGGATTTGGCGTATTTTAAATCTATTATGAATAGTAAACCAGTTTTAATAGATTTGAAAAGCATGTATGATTATCCGGAGGATAATGGTATGGTCTATTGGAGGCTTTAG
- a CDS encoding CpsB/CapC family capsule biosynthesis tyrosine phosphatase: MFSFFKKKPIAPSTFSALHTDMHSHLIPGIDDGAPDVETALALVEALVQLGYRRIITTPHVMADLYPNTPEIIQEGLEKLQNAITAAGLDIEIAVAAEYLMDEAFGAKIENKSLLTLPGNRVLVEMSFVSPAPEMDNYLFQLQLKGYRPIMAHPERYLYLKGDLKTYERLKDQGCALQVNILSLHGYYGSPVKDIAWKLIKHKMVDYLGTDLHHHKHAQQLKNAVANPKIARLLHEYSFANARL; encoded by the coding sequence ATGTTCTCCTTCTTTAAAAAAAAGCCCATAGCACCCAGCACCTTCTCGGCCTTACACACCGACATGCACTCCCATCTCATCCCGGGGATAGATGACGGTGCACCGGATGTAGAGACGGCCTTGGCCCTAGTGGAAGCACTAGTCCAATTGGGATACCGGAGAATCATCACCACGCCGCACGTTATGGCGGATTTATACCCCAATACCCCCGAAATCATCCAAGAGGGCTTAGAAAAACTACAAAATGCCATAACCGCAGCCGGCCTCGACATCGAAATAGCGGTCGCCGCTGAATACCTCATGGATGAAGCCTTTGGAGCAAAAATCGAAAATAAAAGCTTGCTCACCCTACCCGGAAATCGGGTGCTGGTCGAAATGAGCTTCGTCTCCCCTGCTCCGGAAATGGACAACTATTTATTCCAACTCCAACTCAAAGGCTACCGCCCTATTATGGCACACCCCGAGCGTTACCTCTACCTCAAAGGTGACCTCAAAACCTATGAACGTCTAAAAGACCAAGGTTGCGCTTTGCAGGTCAACATTTTATCCCTCCACGGCTATTATGGAAGCCCGGTCAAAGACATCGCCTGGAAACTGATCAAACATAAAATGGTGGATTACCTGGGGACTGACCTCCACCACCATAAGCATGCGCAGCAACTCAAGAATGCTGTTGCAAATCCCAAAATTGCTCGATTGCTTCATGAATATTCGTTTGCTAATGCGCGTTTATAA
- the tnpA gene encoding IS200/IS605 family transposase yields the protein MANTYTQIHIQVVIVVKYRQAIIDPIWKEKLYKYMTGIIQGADHKLLAINGMPDHVHILFGMRPTQALSKLMQEVKRDSAAWINDHALTEKRFRWQGGFGAFSYTKDLVPRVIRYIQNQEEHHQALTMRQEYRKLLKAAGVDYKEEYIFQELI from the coding sequence ATGGCAAATACCTATACACAAATTCATATTCAAGTCGTCATTGTGGTCAAGTATCGGCAAGCAATCATTGACCCTATTTGGAAAGAAAAATTATACAAATACATGACTGGGATTATTCAAGGAGCCGACCATAAGTTATTGGCTATTAACGGTATGCCAGACCATGTTCATATCTTGTTTGGTATGCGTCCTACACAAGCTTTATCCAAGTTGATGCAGGAAGTCAAGCGAGATTCGGCAGCCTGGATTAATGACCATGCCTTGACGGAGAAACGGTTTCGGTGGCAGGGAGGTTTTGGCGCCTTTTCTTATACCAAAGATTTGGTGCCAAGAGTTATCCGCTATATACAAAACCAAGAAGAGCACCATCAGGCCCTTACCATGCGCCAAGAATACAGAAAACTGTTAAAAGCAGCAGGCGTGGATTATAAAGAAGAATATATTTTTCAGGAATTAATATAA
- a CDS encoding Gfo/Idh/MocA family oxidoreductase: MKNFALIGAAGYIAPRHMQAIKETGNNLVAALDINDSVGIIDSHFPAADFFVEFERFDRHVEKLKRSGQAIDYVSICSPNYLHDAHIRFGLRQGADVICEKPIVLNPWNIDALEDLSLETGQKIYTILQLRLHPSVIALREKVQNAPEGKVFDVDLAYLTSRGHWYYTSWKGDVSKSGGIATNIGVHFYDMLQWIFGPIKENIVHLHTHDRAAGYLEFSKARVRWFLSINYDTIPPAIREKGARTYRSITIEGEEFEFSGGFTDLHTASYQHILDGYGFEIGESRKAIEIVHHIRHAHPIGLQGEYHPLAKLTLTKHPFERGR, encoded by the coding sequence ATGAAAAACTTTGCCTTAATCGGCGCGGCGGGCTATATTGCTCCGCGACATATGCAGGCCATCAAAGAGACGGGAAACAACCTCGTGGCTGCGCTTGATATTAATGATTCCGTAGGGATCATCGACAGCCACTTCCCTGCGGCGGATTTCTTTGTGGAATTTGAACGCTTCGACCGCCATGTGGAGAAGCTGAAGCGCAGCGGTCAAGCCATTGATTATGTGAGCATCTGCTCGCCTAATTACCTGCACGATGCGCATATTCGCTTCGGCTTGCGACAAGGGGCTGATGTTATTTGCGAAAAGCCTATTGTACTCAATCCTTGGAATATAGATGCGCTGGAAGACCTTTCCCTGGAGACCGGACAAAAAATCTATACAATCTTGCAATTGCGGCTGCACCCCAGCGTCATTGCCCTGAGGGAAAAGGTGCAAAACGCTCCCGAAGGTAAAGTGTTTGATGTAGACCTGGCCTACCTGACCTCGCGCGGACATTGGTATTATACCAGTTGGAAAGGCGATGTGAGCAAATCCGGGGGCATTGCAACCAATATTGGCGTCCACTTTTATGATATGCTGCAATGGATCTTCGGACCGATCAAGGAGAATATCGTTCACCTGCACACCCATGACCGGGCGGCGGGTTACCTCGAGTTCTCCAAGGCGCGCGTCCGCTGGTTTTTGAGCATCAATTACGATACTATTCCGCCGGCTATCAGAGAGAAAGGGGCACGTACTTATCGCTCTATCACCATCGAAGGTGAAGAGTTTGAGTTTAGTGGTGGATTCACGGATTTACATACCGCGAGTTACCAGCATATCCTGGATGGTTATGGTTTTGAGATCGGGGAGTCGCGCAAGGCGATTGAGATCGTTCACCATATCCGGCATGCTCATCCGATTGGCTTGCAGGGGGAATACCACCCGCTGGCCAAATTGACGCTGACGAAGCATCCTTTTGAGCGGGGGCGCTAG
- a CDS encoding ArsR family transcriptional regulator, with the protein MIETLISSKTRIKLLLKFFLNSKTKAYLRSLESEFGESSNAIRIELNRMEKAGMLESHIDGNKKMFQANTKHPLFREVHNIVLKHIGLDRIIENVVERLGQVSKVFVVGDFAKGLDSQVIDLVFIGNIDKTYLIQLIDKVEALIKRRIRYLIYEEAEFEQMEEEDFPPNPLLLWSKD; encoded by the coding sequence ATGATAGAGACGCTAATTTCCTCCAAGACACGAATTAAACTCCTATTGAAATTTTTTCTCAATAGCAAGACTAAAGCATATTTGCGTAGTCTGGAGAGTGAATTTGGCGAATCTTCCAATGCCATTCGAATAGAATTAAACCGGATGGAAAAAGCGGGGATGCTGGAATCTCATATAGATGGCAACAAAAAGATGTTCCAGGCCAATACCAAGCACCCGCTTTTCAGAGAGGTTCACAATATTGTATTGAAGCACATTGGGTTGGACCGCATTATTGAGAATGTAGTAGAAAGATTGGGACAAGTAAGTAAAGTTTTTGTGGTAGGTGATTTTGCGAAAGGCTTGGATAGTCAGGTTATCGACCTGGTATTTATCGGAAACATTGACAAAACCTATTTGATACAGTTGATTGATAAAGTCGAAGCGTTGATTAAGCGCAGGATTCGTTACCTCATTTATGAAGAAGCCGAATTCGAGCAAATGGAGGAAGAAGATTTTCCACCAAATCCGCTCCTACTTTGGTCAAAAGACTAA
- a CDS encoding UpxY family transcription antiterminator: protein MSADSPTYENHLHEREARWFAVYTRYKREKQVVKRLEEKGITTYLPLQRVKRYYTRKVKQVELPLISCYLFTKITKPEYIPVLDTPDVVKFVRFSKNLISIPEREIQLIQRVVGEEIEVEMEPSTHMRAGDEVEIIGGQLTGLKGKLVSQEGKKNFLIELESLGYAMRMQVDPQYLRKIKSSSQVEEEDKEGRYWN, encoded by the coding sequence ATGTCTGCTGACTCCCCAACATATGAAAATCACCTCCACGAGCGAGAAGCTCGCTGGTTTGCTGTCTATACGCGTTATAAACGGGAGAAGCAGGTCGTCAAACGACTAGAGGAGAAAGGTATTACTACTTACCTACCTCTACAACGCGTCAAACGCTATTATACCCGCAAAGTCAAGCAGGTAGAACTTCCACTAATCAGTTGTTACTTATTCACTAAGATTACTAAACCGGAATATATTCCGGTCTTAGATACTCCCGACGTGGTCAAATTTGTTCGTTTTTCCAAGAATCTGATCTCCATTCCCGAAAGAGAGATACAACTCATTCAACGGGTAGTGGGAGAAGAGATAGAGGTTGAAATGGAACCCAGCACCCATATGCGCGCTGGCGACGAGGTGGAAATCATTGGTGGCCAATTGACGGGCCTCAAAGGAAAATTAGTTAGCCAAGAGGGCAAAAAGAATTTCCTCATTGAACTGGAAAGCCTGGGTTATGCCATGCGCATGCAGGTGGATCCACAGTATTTGCGGAAAATAAAGAGCAGCTCCCAAGTGGAGGAAGAGGACAAAGAGGGAAGGTACTGGAATTGA
- a CDS encoding DegT/DnrJ/EryC1/StrS family aminotransferase produces MSSSTMEIQMVDLKTQYSHIQAEIDDAVLDVIRTTAFINGPKVNDFKTALGNYLGAKHVIPCANGTDALQIALMALDLQPGDEVIVPAFTYVATAEVIALLRLVPVMVDVDPDTFNLTPAIFEAAITDKTKAVVPVNLFGQSCDLEPLMHIAKQHGIWVVEDNAQAIGADYTFQDGSVHKTGTVGHIGCTSFYPSKNLGAYGDGGALYTNDDTLGAKCAMIANHGQIKRYYHDAVGVNSRLDAMQAAILEIKLRYLDQYASARQKAAAFYDKTLNGIAALQIPVRQPNSSHVFHQYTLLVKDGRRDELATYLQEKGIPSMIYYPVPLYKQNAYKDLVPTDFAELPVTEALCKSVISLPMHTELEVEALAYICEAINDFFA; encoded by the coding sequence ATGAGTAGTTCCACGATGGAGATTCAAATGGTGGACTTAAAGACTCAATACAGCCATATTCAAGCTGAAATTGATGATGCTGTGCTCGATGTTATTCGCACCACGGCCTTCATTAATGGTCCAAAGGTCAACGATTTTAAAACTGCCCTGGGAAATTACCTGGGCGCCAAACACGTGATACCCTGCGCCAATGGCACAGATGCACTTCAGATTGCCTTGATGGCGCTGGACCTCCAACCCGGCGATGAGGTGATCGTCCCGGCCTTTACCTACGTCGCTACGGCAGAAGTAATTGCCTTGCTGAGACTAGTGCCGGTGATGGTAGATGTCGATCCGGATACCTTTAATCTTACCCCTGCGATTTTCGAAGCTGCCATTACAGACAAAACAAAAGCAGTTGTGCCGGTTAACCTATTTGGTCAAAGCTGTGACCTGGAGCCCTTGATGCATATTGCTAAGCAGCACGGCATTTGGGTGGTCGAGGATAATGCGCAAGCCATTGGGGCAGACTATACCTTCCAGGATGGCAGTGTACATAAAACGGGTACGGTCGGACATATCGGCTGCACCTCTTTTTACCCTTCGAAAAACCTTGGCGCATATGGTGACGGCGGAGCCCTTTACACCAACGATGATACCTTAGGCGCGAAGTGTGCTATGATTGCCAACCACGGACAGATCAAACGCTATTACCACGATGCAGTAGGTGTGAATTCTCGTCTGGATGCCATGCAGGCCGCTATTTTGGAAATCAAATTGCGCTACCTTGACCAATACGCAAGCGCCAGACAAAAAGCTGCTGCCTTTTACGATAAAACTTTAAATGGGATAGCTGCCCTACAAATTCCGGTACGGCAGCCTAATTCAAGCCACGTTTTTCACCAATATACCCTATTGGTCAAAGACGGTCGACGGGATGAATTGGCGACCTATTTACAAGAAAAAGGAATTCCCAGTATGATCTATTACCCGGTTCCCTTGTATAAGCAAAACGCTTACAAGGACCTTGTACCGACGGATTTTGCGGAATTGCCCGTGACAGAGGCGCTATGTAAGTCAGTTATTTCACTGCCTATGCATACAGAACTCGAAGTGGAAGCACTTGCTTATATTTGCGAAGCGATTAATGATTTTTTTGCCTAA
- a CDS encoding acyltransferase — MSDYFTHPTAIVDPGAIIGAGTKIWHFCHIMSGAKIGSRCSFGQNVFVADGVELGHNVKVQNNVSIYKGVICDDDVFLGPSMVFTNVINPRSAVNRQTEYMSTRVGKGATIGANATIVCGHDIGHHAFIGAGTVVTKHVPPYALMVGNPAKQIGWMSEHGVRLEFDETGKGVCSLSGEKYSLKDGRVVKEV; from the coding sequence ATGTCCGACTATTTTACCCATCCCACTGCCATTGTAGATCCTGGTGCCATCATTGGCGCGGGAACGAAAATCTGGCATTTTTGCCACATCATGTCTGGCGCCAAGATTGGCAGCCGTTGTAGTTTTGGCCAAAATGTCTTTGTCGCCGATGGCGTCGAGCTAGGCCACAATGTGAAAGTGCAGAATAACGTATCTATCTATAAAGGGGTCATTTGTGATGACGATGTCTTTCTGGGACCATCTATGGTATTCACGAATGTGATCAATCCCCGGTCGGCTGTCAATAGACAAACGGAGTATATGTCGACACGGGTCGGAAAAGGGGCTACGATCGGTGCGAACGCTACCATTGTTTGCGGCCATGATATTGGCCACCATGCCTTTATTGGGGCAGGTACGGTAGTGACCAAACATGTCCCACCTTATGCGCTAATGGTCGGTAATCCGGCTAAACAAATCGGGTGGATGAGTGAGCATGGGGTTCGCCTGGAATTTGATGAGACGGGGAAGGGGGTTTGTTCATTGAGCGGTGAAAAATATTCGTTGAAGGATGGACGGGTGGTTAAAGAGGTGTGA